The proteins below come from a single Candidatus Angelobacter sp. genomic window:
- a CDS encoding methyltransferase domain-containing protein, whose product MGRLLNIVTPLHKATKRDYLARMVDDKVNCMLKAKEYEFDYWDGDRRFGYGGYKYLPGRWKPVARALIDIYGLRSGSRVLDVGCGKAFLLYEMQLIEPGLELVGFDISKHGLASKHADFKGTLFRHRAQERYQWTDKHFDLVISLGCLHNLKVFELQTAVSEIERVGKNKYLMVESYRNEQELFNLECWALTAEAFFDTRAWIWLYDHFGYTGDYEFIFFE is encoded by the coding sequence ATGGGCAGACTGTTGAACATCGTCACTCCGTTGCACAAAGCAACGAAGAGGGATTATCTCGCGCGCATGGTGGACGACAAGGTCAACTGCATGCTCAAGGCCAAAGAGTATGAGTTCGACTATTGGGACGGGGACCGGCGCTTCGGTTATGGCGGTTACAAATACCTCCCCGGACGGTGGAAACCTGTCGCCCGGGCGCTGATTGACATTTACGGACTCAGGTCAGGTTCGCGCGTTCTGGATGTCGGCTGCGGCAAGGCGTTTCTTCTGTATGAAATGCAATTGATCGAGCCGGGGCTGGAGCTGGTCGGCTTTGATATTTCCAAACACGGCCTGGCGTCGAAGCACGCGGATTTCAAAGGTACACTGTTCCGTCACCGCGCGCAGGAGCGTTATCAGTGGACCGATAAGCATTTTGACCTCGTCATTTCGCTTGGTTGTCTGCACAACCTGAAAGTGTTCGAGTTGCAAACCGCTGTCAGCGAAATCGAGCGCGTTGGCAAAAACAAGTACCTCATGGTCGAGAGTTATCGCAATGAGCAGGAACTGTTCAATCTTGAGTGCTGGGCATTGACGGCCGAGGCATTCTTCGACACGCGGGCGTGGATCTGGCTCTACGATCACTTTGGTTACACCGGCGATTATGAGTTCATCTTTTTCGAGTGA
- a CDS encoding transketolase C-terminal domain-containing protein, which produces MRKTCLDMVYELARKDRRVFFIGSDLGIGTLKQFKAEMPDRFFMEGVSEANIIGIAAGLALEGKIVYINTIATFLTRRCFEQVALDLCLHNANVRLIGSGGGMVYAPLGPTHEAIDDIAIFRALPRMTIVAPADADEMRRLMPLTVDYSGPIYVRLGKGGDPIVTNDRTPFQIGKTIPMRDGSDALIVSTGVMLKPALDAAEALGKEGIEAAVLHMPTIKPFDTEAVIERASRAHAVVTLEEHNIIGGLGSAVAEAIAEANFDAPKRFKRIGLPDVFPDKYGSQAGLMARYGLTAERIVEIVQSLMQPANAK; this is translated from the coding sequence ATGCGCAAGACCTGCCTCGACATGGTTTACGAACTCGCGCGGAAGGACCGGCGTGTGTTTTTTATCGGCTCTGATCTGGGAATCGGCACCCTGAAGCAATTCAAGGCTGAGATGCCGGACCGCTTTTTCATGGAAGGCGTGAGCGAGGCCAACATCATCGGCATCGCCGCCGGCCTCGCGCTCGAAGGAAAGATCGTTTACATCAACACCATCGCCACGTTTTTGACGCGCCGCTGTTTCGAACAGGTTGCGCTCGACCTTTGCCTTCATAACGCGAATGTGCGGCTTATTGGCAGCGGCGGCGGGATGGTCTATGCGCCGCTGGGTCCGACGCACGAGGCCATAGACGACATCGCCATATTTCGCGCGTTGCCACGCATGACGATTGTCGCGCCGGCGGACGCCGACGAAATGCGGCGGTTGATGCCTTTGACCGTCGATTATTCGGGGCCGATTTATGTCCGGCTCGGCAAAGGGGGCGATCCCATCGTCACCAATGATCGAACGCCGTTCCAGATTGGCAAAACCATTCCGATGCGAGACGGCTCGGACGCGTTGATTGTCTCGACCGGCGTGATGCTGAAACCCGCGCTCGACGCGGCGGAAGCTCTCGGCAAAGAAGGAATCGAAGCCGCGGTACTGCACATGCCGACCATCAAACCGTTTGACACAGAAGCGGTGATTGAACGGGCATCGAGGGCGCACGCCGTTGTGACGTTGGAAGAACACAATATTATCGGCGGACTGGGAAGCGCCGTGGCCGAAGCAATCGCCGAGGCGAATTTCGACGCGCCAAAACGGTTCAAACGGATCGGTTTGCCGGATGTTTTTCCCGACAAATACGGTTCGCAGGCCGGTCTGATGGCGCGCTACGGGCTGACGGCCGAGCGGATCGTTGAAATCGTGCAATCACTGATGCAGCCTGCGAACGCGAAATAA
- a CDS encoding transketolase, translating to MDRRSKEIRRKIVRMIEAGGRGHVGSAFSLVEMLRVLYDDILKYDPANPRWRERDRFVLSKGHGCLALYVLLAEKGFFPEAELWKFCKSDGILGGHPEFGKVPGIEASTGSLGHGLSFGVGFALNARHDQASHRIFVVCSDGESNEGSLWEAALCAAKHKLNNLTVLVDYNKQQSYSTTYEVLDMEPFADKWRAFGFAVEEVDGHNIEELRAALRRVPLDSQKPGAIICHTIKGKGVSFVENNLNWHHKNKVAPDEVKALLAELETD from the coding sequence TCGGCGTTCTCGCTCGTGGAAATGCTCCGGGTGCTTTACGACGACATTTTGAAATACGACCCGGCCAACCCGCGCTGGCGCGAACGCGACCGTTTTGTTCTGAGCAAGGGGCACGGCTGCCTCGCATTGTACGTTCTGCTGGCCGAGAAGGGATTTTTTCCGGAGGCGGAGTTGTGGAAGTTCTGCAAGAGCGACGGTATCCTTGGCGGCCACCCGGAGTTCGGCAAAGTGCCCGGCATCGAAGCCTCCACCGGCAGCCTGGGTCACGGGCTTTCCTTTGGCGTCGGATTTGCCTTGAACGCGCGCCACGACCAGGCGAGCCATCGCATTTTCGTCGTTTGCAGTGATGGCGAATCGAATGAAGGCTCCCTCTGGGAGGCGGCGTTGTGCGCAGCGAAACACAAGCTCAACAACCTGACGGTCCTGGTGGACTACAATAAACAGCAATCCTACAGCACGACCTATGAAGTGCTGGACATGGAGCCCTTCGCTGACAAATGGCGCGCCTTTGGTTTTGCGGTCGAGGAAGTCGATGGTCACAATATTGAGGAGTTGCGGGCGGCCCTGAGGCGAGTGCCGCTGGATTCGCAGAAGCCCGGCGCGATCATTTGCCATACGATTAAAGGCAAGGGCGTCAGTTTCGTGGAGAATAATTTGAACTGGCACCACAAAAACAAGGTTGCGCCGGACGAAGTCAAGGCCTTGCTGGCAGAACTGGAGACGGACTGA